The Macrobrachium nipponense isolate FS-2020 chromosome 1, ASM1510439v2, whole genome shotgun sequence genome includes a window with the following:
- the LOC135219435 gene encoding uncharacterized protein LOC135219435: MDAPNMDMELFEALLANMQQNLPQGAYDDLDDDDDDDDYDEDDDDEDDDYDYAGNEHSIHTMANPYGAGDGGVGGGELGGGDLGGVSLPTMQTMSMSILQGLLNMNPGAVPDMGGGMGGAVSPGMAGMGSSVEGGAGNFLSNMPSFLPSMNSDMAGALAGAFAGGMNALMEGYGGAGNGATLHDYDDDDDDDEVLSDEEEEDEDEDDLDDRQGMSPVAAAAGGIALGAVGGMVASGLLSSGHPSASHLVPGSHPGHPALAGHGQQPPSHGPMTTHGALPSSGPMSSHPPVGFVCPYPSDVMGPSSSHGPRPHVLAPSSSSIHHTSMAPSMSGGSVQSVDPLAGVTMAAAGVVAGASILAPVVGNLLASSDSKPLPKLDTSDASSVTLVDEDSSNSPAKSLSNQDRPAESAVTAAAVALEKTHITQPEKGSSKTDMPKASSSPTENKKSSEEEGKDKNIEVTPQCRVTPSDELEDDKSSVGSDSVQSSEAGDGKSDTESVRKKTPSPVPEGKLGRLSPTGSDSAPVLESASCASITDLASATESMRDSDTDNHSDAHNVTANLSDLDNDIHENQPKVALQTQYAVGALPIVIEKPTFGWQSMVGLDTAKDALKELFMGDAFPEVFEGTQGICKGVLLFGPSGSGKTCLARALAKESNDAILIGISTAYLASQVPLEAPKIVRYLFDHARMHSPAVILFDEIDALCYDRSSETVLRAKAELLAQIRGLTTLNPPYPPRIDPVAFNDGLMVLGTTNQPWLLEEDLRRIFTYNIHVKLPGEKAREELLRMFLQNLTHNINDDQFKCLVAKSEGYSAADINTVIRQVAHMPPVDPSKFIGNMARVITYDDLATVMTDYRCRFTSEVSMKYQSYIKAATHRSEDRQEESKKEKERPKGVKRFGQRIAKSIAAALVAVID; encoded by the exons ATG GATGCACCGAACATGGACATGGAACTCTTCGAGGCTTTGCTGGCCAACATGCAGCAAAACCTTCCGCAAGGCGCTTATGATGACctagatgacgacgacgacgacgatgattaCGATGAAGATGACGATGATGAAGACGATGATTATGATTACGCTGGCAATGAGCACAGCATTCATACCATGGCTAATCCTTATGGAGCTGgtgatggtggtgttggtggGGGTGAGCTTGGTGGAGGTGACTTAGGCGGTGTGTCCTTGCCTACTATGCAGACTATGAGCATGAGTATTTTGCAAGGACTCCTCAACATGAACCCTGGTGCTGTGCCTGATATGGGAGGGGGTATGGGTGGTGCTGTTAGTCCTGGCATGGCTGGCATGGGAAGCTCAGTGGAAGGTGGAGCAGgaaattttttatcaaatatgcCATCGTTCCTTCCTTCGATGAATTCCGACATGGCAGGTGCTCTCGCTGGGGCATTTGCTGGTGGCATGAACGCTCTGATGGAAGGGTATGGAGGTGCTGGAAATGGAGCAACCCTTCACGACtacgatgacgacgacgacgacgatgaggTTTTGTccgatgaagaggaggaagacgaagatgaagatgatTTAGATGACAGGCAGGGTATGAGTCCTGTAGCAGCAGCTGCAGGTGGTATTGCTTTGGGCGCTGTTGGTGGAATGGTCGCATCAGGGCTTCTGTCTTCGGGCCATCCTTCAGCTTCCCACCTAGTTCCAGGATCACATCCTGGTCATCCGGCATTGGCAGGACATGGCCAGCAACCTCCCTCACATGGCCCCATGACAACTCATGGAGCTCTGCCTTCTAGTGGTCCAATGTCATCACATCCACCCGTTGGGTTCGTATGTCCATATCCATCTGATGTGATGGGACCATCATCCTCGCATGGGCCAAGACCTCACGTTTTAGCCCCATCCTCGTCTTCTATACACCACACAAGCATGGCACCAAGCATGAGTGGTGGTTCTGTGCAAAGTGTTGATCCTCTTGCAGGTGTAACTATGGCTGCTGCAGGTGTAGTAGCGGGTGCCAGTATTTTGGCACCTGTTGTTGGTAATCTTTTAGCTTCCAGTGACAGCAAGCCCTTACCCAAATTAGACACATCTGATGCCTCAAGTGTAACACTTGTTGATGAGGACTCCTCAAACTCACCAGCAAAATCTTTATCTAATCAGGATCGTCCTGCTGAATCAGCTGTTACTGCAGCTGCAGTAGCCCTGGAAAAGACTCACATCACCCAGCCAGAAAAAGGTTCCAGCAAAACAGACATGCCAAAAGCAAGCAGTAGTCCAACAGAGAATAAAAAATCGAGTGAAGAAGAGGGGAAGGATAAAAATATTGAAGTTACTCCACAATGCAGAGTAACGCCTTCAGATGAACTTGAGGATGATAAGTCCAGTGTAGGGTCTGACTCCGTACAAAGTTCAGAAGCTGGAGATGGGAAGTCAGATACTGAAAGTGTTCGAAAGAAAACTCCAtcccctgttcccgagggaaagCTAGGTCGATTAAGTCCCACCGGCAGTGATTCTGCACCTGTGTTAGAATCAGCAAGTTGTGCTTCTATCACAGATCTGGCGAGTGCCACTGAGTCAATGCGTGACTCAGATACAGATAATCACTCTGATGCTCATAATGTAACTGCTAATCTATCAGACCTTGACAATGATATTCACGAAAACCAACCCAAAGTAGCACTCCAAACTCAGTATGCTGTTGGTGCTCTTCCAATAGTCATTGAGAAACCTACTTTTGGATGGCAGTCAATGGTTGGCTTAGACACTGCAAAAGATGCCTTGAAAGAGTTATTCATGGGTGACGCTTTTCCAGAAGTTTTTGAAGGCACACAAGGTATATGCAAAGGTGTTCTTTTGTTTGGTCCATCAGGCTCTGGGAAGACCTGCCTTGCAAGAGCATTGGCCAAGGAGTCAAATGATGCTATTTTGATAGGAATATCCACTGCATATTTAGCATCACAAGTGCCTCTAGAAGCCCCAAAGATAGTTCGATATCTGTTTGATCATGCAAGAATGCATAGTCCAGCTGTAATTCTATTTGATGAAATAGATGCATTGTGCTATGACAGATCTAGTGAGACTGTGTTGAGGGCGAAAGCCGAACTGCTGGCTCAAATTAGAG GCCTGACGACACTCAACCCTCCATATCCACCACGTATTGATCCAGTGGCTTTTAATGATGGTCTTATGGTATTGGGTACAACAAATCAGCCATGGCTCCTTGAGGAAGATCTCAGGCGAATCTTCACTTATAACATTCACGTAAAACTCCCAGGAGAAAAAGCTCGAGAGGAACTACTGAGGATGTTCCTGCAAAACTTGACGCACAATATTAATGATGATCAATTCAAGTGCCTTGTTGCAAAGAGCGAGGG atattctGCTGCTGACATCAACACTGTGATCAGACAGGTGGCACATATGCCACCAGTTGACCCAAGCAAGTTCATCGGAAACATGGCTAGAGTTATTACTTAT GATGATCTTGCCACTGTGATGACAGACTATAGGTGCAGGTTCACCTCTGAAGTTTCTATGAAATATCAGAGTTACATCAAAGCAGCCACTCATAGATCAG AGGATCGGCAAGaagaaagtaaaaaggaaaaagaaagacccAAGGGTGTTAAAAGATTTGGCCAAAGGATTGCGAAGTCCATTGCGGCCGCACTTGTTGCTGTGATAGATTAA